Proteins encoded within one genomic window of Ascaphus truei isolate aAscTru1 chromosome 8, aAscTru1.hap1, whole genome shotgun sequence:
- the ANO8 gene encoding anoctamin-8 isoform X1 encodes MPETGSSSSTDPDKARRAQLDGERAEQTGSQHATAGVLDKLFGKRLLQAGRYITSHKSWMRTVPTENCDVLMTFSDTMDDHTLLWLLNHVRLGIPELIMQIRHHRHTRIYAFFVTATYENLLRGAEELGLRKPIKVEFGGGTRIFSCEEDYIYQNIENELNFFTSQERQSIIRYWMENLRAKQGESLHNIHFLEGQPIIPELAARGVIQQVFPIHEQRILSRLMKSWVQAVCERQPLDDICDYFGVKIAMYFSWLGFYTSALMYPAVFGMMLWFFTESDQTSRDICCVVFALFNVVWATLFLEGWKRRGAELAYKWGTLDTPAEFIEEPRPQYRGIKRTSPVTNCEEFYYPPWKRLLFQSCVSLPVCVSCLCFVFVVMLACFELQEFVLSIKELPRLVRFFPKILLAVIVSSCDEVYKKIAYWLNDMENYRLQSAYEKHLIIKIVLFQFVNSYLSLFYIGFYLKDMERLKELLLVFSLSQSFTRQIKDALLPFLTLQLHLCVIVTRALLSSAWCLTRSKMLATLLIVRQFLQNVKEVSQPHLYQKVKRGELNPRSAWLLTRHALRLLAQKYAFPHRPLRPPGDPQETGTSGRKKCLNGGCGVPDEEEEGVVSEEEEVEEESIMDCGLKLKRVSFMEKGQRRGEGGAVSQQEIEEEEDRFLQEGSPTLVERGSDPASVFQLEEDEEDEREGAGGTLDGGEQEPGVKLRQHRRRRRRARAAMEEEQGKEGEEEEEWWGKQNRDSWMDPPEENYSTKLTQAEVESCMKKYEDTFQDYQEMFVQFGYVVLFSSAFPLAAACALVNNIIEIRSDAFKLCSGLQRPFGRRVECIGQWQNVMEAMGVLAIIVNCYLIGQCGQLQRLIPWLSPETAIIFIVVLEHFALLLKYLIHVVIPDIPGWVAEEMAKLEYQRREAFKKHERQAQHHYHQQQRRKREEEERQRHADYHARKERESRGGDEGRPPSQDPPHEKSQSKPKPCGASGGAHEKPKRPSSLLASNNVLKLKQIIPLQGKFLSSASTNAKSPQSPPGVDTKIPSFLSFKFLKSPETKREAAPERAHSPTKPFHPGKLFNFGGRAEGGNGLGAPISTQPRGATGIPPSDAAVPGKSQLNGISDDGLFEEGEEQSRPHKQ; translated from the exons ATAAGCTGTTCGGGAAGCGCCTCCTGCAGGCTGGGCGATACATCACATCCCACAAATCCTGGATGAGAACAGTGCCCACGGAGAACTGTGATGTGCTCATGACCTTCTCAG ACACCATGGATGACCATACGCTGCTGTGGTTGCTGAACCACGTGCGGTTAGGGATCCCGGAGCTCATCATGCAAATCCGACACCACAGACACACCCGGATCTACGCCTTCTTTGTCACGGCCACATACGAGAA TTTGCTGCGTGGTGCGGAGGAACTTGGATTACGTAAACCAATAAAGGTGGAGTTTGGGGGAGGGACGAGGATCTTCTCATGTGAGGAGGATTATATCTACCAGAACATCGAAAACGAACTGAACTTCTTCACCTCTCAG GAACGTCAGAGCATCATCAGGTACTGGATGGAGAACCTAAGAGCCAAACAAGGGGAATCGCTACATAACATCCACTTCCTGGAGGGGCAGCCAATCA tCCCAGAGCTGGCTGCCCGCGGAGTGATTCAGCAGGTGTTTCCCATTCACGAGCAGCGCATCCTGAGTCGTCTCATGAAGTCCTGGGTTCAGGCCGTCTGCGAGAGACAACCCCTTG ATGACATTTGTGATTATTTCGGGGTGAAGATCGCCATGTACTTCTCCTGGCTTGGGTTCTACACTTCGGCCCTCATGTACCCGGCTGTGTTTGGGATGATGCTCTGGTTCTTTACAGAGTCTGACCAG ACCAGCCGTGACATCTGCTGCGTGGTCTTTGCTCTATTCAATGTGGTTTGGGCCACCCTGTTCCTGGAGGGCTGGAAGCGGAGAGGAGCCGAGCTGGCCTACAAGTGGGGAACTCTGGACACCCCTGCCGAATTTATAGAAGAGCCGCGTCCCCAGTACAGG GGCATCAAGAGGACCAGCCCAGTGACCAACTGCGAGGAGTTTTACTACCCCCCGTGGAAGCGCCTGCTGTTCCAGTCCTGCGTCAGCCTCCCTGTCTGCGTGTCCTGCCTGTGTTTTGTCTTCGTGGTCATGCTTGCCTGCTTTGAGCTGCAG GAGTTTGTGCTCAGCATTAAGGAGCTGCCAAGGCTTGTGCGTTTCTTCCCCAAAATCCTCCTTgctgtgattgtcagctcttgtgACGAGGTTTACAAGAAGATTGCGTACTGGTTAAATGATATGG AGAATTACCGCTTACAGAGTGCCTATGAGAAACATCTCATCATCAAAATCGTCTTA ttCCAGTTTGTAAATTCCTACCTGAGTCTTTTCTACATTGGTTTCTACCTCAAGGACATGGAGCGACTAAAGGAG CTCCTGctcgttttctctctctcccaaagCTTCACCCGTCAGATAAAAGACGCCCTCCTTCCCTTCCTCACCCTCCAGCTCCACCTGTGTGTCATCGTCACCCGGGCTCTGCTCAGCTCTGCCTGGTGCCTCACCAGATCTAAA ATGCTGGCCACGCTCCTCATCGTACGCCAGTTCCTGCAGAATGTGAAGGAAGTCTCCCAACCCCACCTGTATCAGAAAGTGAAACGGGGTGAGCTGAACCCCAGATCGGCCTGGCTCCTCACCCGACACGCCCTGCGGCTGCTCGCGCAGAAGTACGCCTTCCCCCATCGGCCGCTGAGGCCGCCCGGGGACCCGCAGGAGACGGGCACCAGCGGGCGTAAGAAGTGCCTCAACGGAGGGTGCGGAGTGCCagacgaggaggaggagggagtggtCTCTGAAGAGGAAGAGGTGGAAGAAGAGAGTATCATGGATTGTGGGTTGAAGCTGAAGAGGGTCAGCTTCATGgagaaggggcagaggagaggggaggggggcgcagtgTCCCAGCaagaaatagaggaggaggaggacaggtTCCTGCAGGAGGGCAGCCCCACGCTGGTGGAGAGAGGCAGCGACCCGGCCTCCGTCTTCCAGCTGGAGGAGGATGAAGAGGAcgagagagaaggtgctggggggACGCTGGACGGAGGGGAGCAGGAGCCAGGGGTGAAGCtgaggcagcacaggaggaggaggaggagggcgagggCGGCGATGGAGGAAgagcaggggaaggagggagaggaggaggaggagtggtggGGGAAGCAGAATAGAGACTCGTGGATGGATCCCCCAGAGGAGAATTATTCAACCAAGCTGACACAGGCCGAGGTGGAGAGTTGTATGAAGAAATACGAG gaCACCTTCCAGGATTACCAGGAGATGTTTGTGCAGTTTGGGTACGTGGTGCTCTTCTCCTCGGCCTTCCCTTTAGCCGCGGCCTGCGCCCTGGTCAATAACATCATTGAGATCCGCAGTGACGCCTTCAAACTTTGCTCCGGGCTGCAGAGACCATTTGGGCGGCGTGTGGAGTGTATAGGACAGTGGCAG AACGTGATGGAGGCGATGGGAGTTCTAGCCATCATTGTAAACTGCTACCTGATTGGTCAGTGTGGTCAACTGCAGAGACTGATACCCTGGCTGAGCCCTGAGACGGCTATCATTTTTATTGTGGTCCTAGAG CACTTTGCGCTACTCCTGAAGTACCTCATCCACGTGGTGATCCCAGACAtccctgggtgggtggctgaggaGATGGCAAAGCTGGAATACCAGAGGcgggaggccttcaag AAACACGAGCGTCAGGCTCAGCATCACTATCATCAGCAGCAGCGCAGGAAGCGCgaggaggaagagaggcagcGGCACGCCGATTACCACGCCAGAAAAGAGCGGGAGTCCCGGGGAGGGGACGAGGGGCGACCCCCCAGCCAGGACCCACCCCACGAAAAGAGCCAGAGCAAGCCCAAGCCATGCGGCGCCTCCGGTGGGGCCCACGAAAAGCCGAAGAGACCCAGTTCTTTGCTGGCCAGCAATAACGTGCTGAAGCTCAAGCAGATTATCCCCCTGCAGGGGAAGTTCTTGTCAAGCGCCAGCACCAACGCCAAATCTCCGCAGTCCCCTCCGGGGGTCGACACCAAAATCCCTAGCTTCCTTAGCTTCAAGTTCCTGAAATCCCCCGAGACGAAGAGAGAGGCAGCGCCAGAAAGGGCGCACTCCCCCACTAAGCCCTTCCACCCCGGCAAGCTCTTTAACTTTGGGGGCAGGGCCGAGGGGGGCAATGGGCTGGGGGCTCCCATCTCCACTCAGCCGCGGGGAGCCACGGGGATCCCCCCCTCGGATGCTGCGGTGCCTGGGAAGTCCCAGCTGAACGGGATCTCGGACGATGGGCTCTtcgaagaaggggaggagcagagcagGCCACATAAACAGTAA
- the ANO8 gene encoding anoctamin-8 isoform X2 gives MQNPERCSAHDLNPRSQDKLFGKRLLQAGRYITSHKSWMRTVPTENCDVLMTFSDTMDDHTLLWLLNHVRLGIPELIMQIRHHRHTRIYAFFVTATYENLLRGAEELGLRKPIKVEFGGGTRIFSCEEDYIYQNIENELNFFTSQERQSIIRYWMENLRAKQGESLHNIHFLEGQPIIPELAARGVIQQVFPIHEQRILSRLMKSWVQAVCERQPLDDICDYFGVKIAMYFSWLGFYTSALMYPAVFGMMLWFFTESDQTSRDICCVVFALFNVVWATLFLEGWKRRGAELAYKWGTLDTPAEFIEEPRPQYRGIKRTSPVTNCEEFYYPPWKRLLFQSCVSLPVCVSCLCFVFVVMLACFELQEFVLSIKELPRLVRFFPKILLAVIVSSCDEVYKKIAYWLNDMENYRLQSAYEKHLIIKIVLFQFVNSYLSLFYIGFYLKDMERLKELLLVFSLSQSFTRQIKDALLPFLTLQLHLCVIVTRALLSSAWCLTRSKMLATLLIVRQFLQNVKEVSQPHLYQKVKRGELNPRSAWLLTRHALRLLAQKYAFPHRPLRPPGDPQETGTSGRKKCLNGGCGVPDEEEEGVVSEEEEVEEESIMDCGLKLKRVSFMEKGQRRGEGGAVSQQEIEEEEDRFLQEGSPTLVERGSDPASVFQLEEDEEDEREGAGGTLDGGEQEPGVKLRQHRRRRRRARAAMEEEQGKEGEEEEEWWGKQNRDSWMDPPEENYSTKLTQAEVESCMKKYEDTFQDYQEMFVQFGYVVLFSSAFPLAAACALVNNIIEIRSDAFKLCSGLQRPFGRRVECIGQWQNVMEAMGVLAIIVNCYLIGQCGQLQRLIPWLSPETAIIFIVVLEHFALLLKYLIHVVIPDIPGWVAEEMAKLEYQRREAFKKHERQAQHHYHQQQRRKREEEERQRHADYHARKERESRGGDEGRPPSQDPPHEKSQSKPKPCGASGGAHEKPKRPSSLLASNNVLKLKQIIPLQGKFLSSASTNAKSPQSPPGVDTKIPSFLSFKFLKSPETKREAAPERAHSPTKPFHPGKLFNFGGRAEGGNGLGAPISTQPRGATGIPPSDAAVPGKSQLNGISDDGLFEEGEEQSRPHKQ, from the exons ATAAGCTGTTCGGGAAGCGCCTCCTGCAGGCTGGGCGATACATCACATCCCACAAATCCTGGATGAGAACAGTGCCCACGGAGAACTGTGATGTGCTCATGACCTTCTCAG ACACCATGGATGACCATACGCTGCTGTGGTTGCTGAACCACGTGCGGTTAGGGATCCCGGAGCTCATCATGCAAATCCGACACCACAGACACACCCGGATCTACGCCTTCTTTGTCACGGCCACATACGAGAA TTTGCTGCGTGGTGCGGAGGAACTTGGATTACGTAAACCAATAAAGGTGGAGTTTGGGGGAGGGACGAGGATCTTCTCATGTGAGGAGGATTATATCTACCAGAACATCGAAAACGAACTGAACTTCTTCACCTCTCAG GAACGTCAGAGCATCATCAGGTACTGGATGGAGAACCTAAGAGCCAAACAAGGGGAATCGCTACATAACATCCACTTCCTGGAGGGGCAGCCAATCA tCCCAGAGCTGGCTGCCCGCGGAGTGATTCAGCAGGTGTTTCCCATTCACGAGCAGCGCATCCTGAGTCGTCTCATGAAGTCCTGGGTTCAGGCCGTCTGCGAGAGACAACCCCTTG ATGACATTTGTGATTATTTCGGGGTGAAGATCGCCATGTACTTCTCCTGGCTTGGGTTCTACACTTCGGCCCTCATGTACCCGGCTGTGTTTGGGATGATGCTCTGGTTCTTTACAGAGTCTGACCAG ACCAGCCGTGACATCTGCTGCGTGGTCTTTGCTCTATTCAATGTGGTTTGGGCCACCCTGTTCCTGGAGGGCTGGAAGCGGAGAGGAGCCGAGCTGGCCTACAAGTGGGGAACTCTGGACACCCCTGCCGAATTTATAGAAGAGCCGCGTCCCCAGTACAGG GGCATCAAGAGGACCAGCCCAGTGACCAACTGCGAGGAGTTTTACTACCCCCCGTGGAAGCGCCTGCTGTTCCAGTCCTGCGTCAGCCTCCCTGTCTGCGTGTCCTGCCTGTGTTTTGTCTTCGTGGTCATGCTTGCCTGCTTTGAGCTGCAG GAGTTTGTGCTCAGCATTAAGGAGCTGCCAAGGCTTGTGCGTTTCTTCCCCAAAATCCTCCTTgctgtgattgtcagctcttgtgACGAGGTTTACAAGAAGATTGCGTACTGGTTAAATGATATGG AGAATTACCGCTTACAGAGTGCCTATGAGAAACATCTCATCATCAAAATCGTCTTA ttCCAGTTTGTAAATTCCTACCTGAGTCTTTTCTACATTGGTTTCTACCTCAAGGACATGGAGCGACTAAAGGAG CTCCTGctcgttttctctctctcccaaagCTTCACCCGTCAGATAAAAGACGCCCTCCTTCCCTTCCTCACCCTCCAGCTCCACCTGTGTGTCATCGTCACCCGGGCTCTGCTCAGCTCTGCCTGGTGCCTCACCAGATCTAAA ATGCTGGCCACGCTCCTCATCGTACGCCAGTTCCTGCAGAATGTGAAGGAAGTCTCCCAACCCCACCTGTATCAGAAAGTGAAACGGGGTGAGCTGAACCCCAGATCGGCCTGGCTCCTCACCCGACACGCCCTGCGGCTGCTCGCGCAGAAGTACGCCTTCCCCCATCGGCCGCTGAGGCCGCCCGGGGACCCGCAGGAGACGGGCACCAGCGGGCGTAAGAAGTGCCTCAACGGAGGGTGCGGAGTGCCagacgaggaggaggagggagtggtCTCTGAAGAGGAAGAGGTGGAAGAAGAGAGTATCATGGATTGTGGGTTGAAGCTGAAGAGGGTCAGCTTCATGgagaaggggcagaggagaggggaggggggcgcagtgTCCCAGCaagaaatagaggaggaggaggacaggtTCCTGCAGGAGGGCAGCCCCACGCTGGTGGAGAGAGGCAGCGACCCGGCCTCCGTCTTCCAGCTGGAGGAGGATGAAGAGGAcgagagagaaggtgctggggggACGCTGGACGGAGGGGAGCAGGAGCCAGGGGTGAAGCtgaggcagcacaggaggaggaggaggagggcgagggCGGCGATGGAGGAAgagcaggggaaggagggagaggaggaggaggagtggtggGGGAAGCAGAATAGAGACTCGTGGATGGATCCCCCAGAGGAGAATTATTCAACCAAGCTGACACAGGCCGAGGTGGAGAGTTGTATGAAGAAATACGAG gaCACCTTCCAGGATTACCAGGAGATGTTTGTGCAGTTTGGGTACGTGGTGCTCTTCTCCTCGGCCTTCCCTTTAGCCGCGGCCTGCGCCCTGGTCAATAACATCATTGAGATCCGCAGTGACGCCTTCAAACTTTGCTCCGGGCTGCAGAGACCATTTGGGCGGCGTGTGGAGTGTATAGGACAGTGGCAG AACGTGATGGAGGCGATGGGAGTTCTAGCCATCATTGTAAACTGCTACCTGATTGGTCAGTGTGGTCAACTGCAGAGACTGATACCCTGGCTGAGCCCTGAGACGGCTATCATTTTTATTGTGGTCCTAGAG CACTTTGCGCTACTCCTGAAGTACCTCATCCACGTGGTGATCCCAGACAtccctgggtgggtggctgaggaGATGGCAAAGCTGGAATACCAGAGGcgggaggccttcaag AAACACGAGCGTCAGGCTCAGCATCACTATCATCAGCAGCAGCGCAGGAAGCGCgaggaggaagagaggcagcGGCACGCCGATTACCACGCCAGAAAAGAGCGGGAGTCCCGGGGAGGGGACGAGGGGCGACCCCCCAGCCAGGACCCACCCCACGAAAAGAGCCAGAGCAAGCCCAAGCCATGCGGCGCCTCCGGTGGGGCCCACGAAAAGCCGAAGAGACCCAGTTCTTTGCTGGCCAGCAATAACGTGCTGAAGCTCAAGCAGATTATCCCCCTGCAGGGGAAGTTCTTGTCAAGCGCCAGCACCAACGCCAAATCTCCGCAGTCCCCTCCGGGGGTCGACACCAAAATCCCTAGCTTCCTTAGCTTCAAGTTCCTGAAATCCCCCGAGACGAAGAGAGAGGCAGCGCCAGAAAGGGCGCACTCCCCCACTAAGCCCTTCCACCCCGGCAAGCTCTTTAACTTTGGGGGCAGGGCCGAGGGGGGCAATGGGCTGGGGGCTCCCATCTCCACTCAGCCGCGGGGAGCCACGGGGATCCCCCCCTCGGATGCTGCGGTGCCTGGGAAGTCCCAGCTGAACGGGATCTCGGACGATGGGCTCTtcgaagaaggggaggagcagagcagGCCACATAAACAGTAA
- the ANO8 gene encoding anoctamin-8 isoform X3, producing MPETGSSSSTDPDKARRAQLDGERAEQTGSQHATAGVLDKLFGKRLLQAGRYITSHKSWMRTVPTENCDVLMTFSDTMDDHTLLWLLNHVRLGIPELIMQIRHHRHTRIYAFFVTATYENLLRGAEELGLRKPIKVEFGGGTRIFSCEEDYIYQNIENELNFFTSQERQSIIRYWMENLRAKQGESLHNIHFLEGQPIIPELAARGVIQQVFPIHEQRILSRLMKSWVQAVCERQPLDDICDYFGVKIAMYFSWLGFYTSALMYPAVFGMMLWFFTESDQTSRDICCVVFALFNVVWATLFLEGWKRRGAELAYKWGTLDTPAEFIEEPRPQYRGIKRTSPVTNCEEFYYPPWKRLLFQSCVSLPVCVSCLCFVFVVMLACFELQEFVLSIKELPRLVRFFPKILLAVIVSSCDEVYKKIAYWLNDMENYRLQSAYEKHLIIKIVLFQFVNSYLSLFYIGFYLKDMERLKEMLATLLIVRQFLQNVKEVSQPHLYQKVKRGELNPRSAWLLTRHALRLLAQKYAFPHRPLRPPGDPQETGTSGRKKCLNGGCGVPDEEEEGVVSEEEEVEEESIMDCGLKLKRVSFMEKGQRRGEGGAVSQQEIEEEEDRFLQEGSPTLVERGSDPASVFQLEEDEEDEREGAGGTLDGGEQEPGVKLRQHRRRRRRARAAMEEEQGKEGEEEEEWWGKQNRDSWMDPPEENYSTKLTQAEVESCMKKYEDTFQDYQEMFVQFGYVVLFSSAFPLAAACALVNNIIEIRSDAFKLCSGLQRPFGRRVECIGQWQNVMEAMGVLAIIVNCYLIGQCGQLQRLIPWLSPETAIIFIVVLEHFALLLKYLIHVVIPDIPGWVAEEMAKLEYQRREAFKKHERQAQHHYHQQQRRKREEEERQRHADYHARKERESRGGDEGRPPSQDPPHEKSQSKPKPCGASGGAHEKPKRPSSLLASNNVLKLKQIIPLQGKFLSSASTNAKSPQSPPGVDTKIPSFLSFKFLKSPETKREAAPERAHSPTKPFHPGKLFNFGGRAEGGNGLGAPISTQPRGATGIPPSDAAVPGKSQLNGISDDGLFEEGEEQSRPHKQ from the exons ATAAGCTGTTCGGGAAGCGCCTCCTGCAGGCTGGGCGATACATCACATCCCACAAATCCTGGATGAGAACAGTGCCCACGGAGAACTGTGATGTGCTCATGACCTTCTCAG ACACCATGGATGACCATACGCTGCTGTGGTTGCTGAACCACGTGCGGTTAGGGATCCCGGAGCTCATCATGCAAATCCGACACCACAGACACACCCGGATCTACGCCTTCTTTGTCACGGCCACATACGAGAA TTTGCTGCGTGGTGCGGAGGAACTTGGATTACGTAAACCAATAAAGGTGGAGTTTGGGGGAGGGACGAGGATCTTCTCATGTGAGGAGGATTATATCTACCAGAACATCGAAAACGAACTGAACTTCTTCACCTCTCAG GAACGTCAGAGCATCATCAGGTACTGGATGGAGAACCTAAGAGCCAAACAAGGGGAATCGCTACATAACATCCACTTCCTGGAGGGGCAGCCAATCA tCCCAGAGCTGGCTGCCCGCGGAGTGATTCAGCAGGTGTTTCCCATTCACGAGCAGCGCATCCTGAGTCGTCTCATGAAGTCCTGGGTTCAGGCCGTCTGCGAGAGACAACCCCTTG ATGACATTTGTGATTATTTCGGGGTGAAGATCGCCATGTACTTCTCCTGGCTTGGGTTCTACACTTCGGCCCTCATGTACCCGGCTGTGTTTGGGATGATGCTCTGGTTCTTTACAGAGTCTGACCAG ACCAGCCGTGACATCTGCTGCGTGGTCTTTGCTCTATTCAATGTGGTTTGGGCCACCCTGTTCCTGGAGGGCTGGAAGCGGAGAGGAGCCGAGCTGGCCTACAAGTGGGGAACTCTGGACACCCCTGCCGAATTTATAGAAGAGCCGCGTCCCCAGTACAGG GGCATCAAGAGGACCAGCCCAGTGACCAACTGCGAGGAGTTTTACTACCCCCCGTGGAAGCGCCTGCTGTTCCAGTCCTGCGTCAGCCTCCCTGTCTGCGTGTCCTGCCTGTGTTTTGTCTTCGTGGTCATGCTTGCCTGCTTTGAGCTGCAG GAGTTTGTGCTCAGCATTAAGGAGCTGCCAAGGCTTGTGCGTTTCTTCCCCAAAATCCTCCTTgctgtgattgtcagctcttgtgACGAGGTTTACAAGAAGATTGCGTACTGGTTAAATGATATGG AGAATTACCGCTTACAGAGTGCCTATGAGAAACATCTCATCATCAAAATCGTCTTA ttCCAGTTTGTAAATTCCTACCTGAGTCTTTTCTACATTGGTTTCTACCTCAAGGACATGGAGCGACTAAAGGAG ATGCTGGCCACGCTCCTCATCGTACGCCAGTTCCTGCAGAATGTGAAGGAAGTCTCCCAACCCCACCTGTATCAGAAAGTGAAACGGGGTGAGCTGAACCCCAGATCGGCCTGGCTCCTCACCCGACACGCCCTGCGGCTGCTCGCGCAGAAGTACGCCTTCCCCCATCGGCCGCTGAGGCCGCCCGGGGACCCGCAGGAGACGGGCACCAGCGGGCGTAAGAAGTGCCTCAACGGAGGGTGCGGAGTGCCagacgaggaggaggagggagtggtCTCTGAAGAGGAAGAGGTGGAAGAAGAGAGTATCATGGATTGTGGGTTGAAGCTGAAGAGGGTCAGCTTCATGgagaaggggcagaggagaggggaggggggcgcagtgTCCCAGCaagaaatagaggaggaggaggacaggtTCCTGCAGGAGGGCAGCCCCACGCTGGTGGAGAGAGGCAGCGACCCGGCCTCCGTCTTCCAGCTGGAGGAGGATGAAGAGGAcgagagagaaggtgctggggggACGCTGGACGGAGGGGAGCAGGAGCCAGGGGTGAAGCtgaggcagcacaggaggaggaggaggagggcgagggCGGCGATGGAGGAAgagcaggggaaggagggagaggaggaggaggagtggtggGGGAAGCAGAATAGAGACTCGTGGATGGATCCCCCAGAGGAGAATTATTCAACCAAGCTGACACAGGCCGAGGTGGAGAGTTGTATGAAGAAATACGAG gaCACCTTCCAGGATTACCAGGAGATGTTTGTGCAGTTTGGGTACGTGGTGCTCTTCTCCTCGGCCTTCCCTTTAGCCGCGGCCTGCGCCCTGGTCAATAACATCATTGAGATCCGCAGTGACGCCTTCAAACTTTGCTCCGGGCTGCAGAGACCATTTGGGCGGCGTGTGGAGTGTATAGGACAGTGGCAG AACGTGATGGAGGCGATGGGAGTTCTAGCCATCATTGTAAACTGCTACCTGATTGGTCAGTGTGGTCAACTGCAGAGACTGATACCCTGGCTGAGCCCTGAGACGGCTATCATTTTTATTGTGGTCCTAGAG CACTTTGCGCTACTCCTGAAGTACCTCATCCACGTGGTGATCCCAGACAtccctgggtgggtggctgaggaGATGGCAAAGCTGGAATACCAGAGGcgggaggccttcaag AAACACGAGCGTCAGGCTCAGCATCACTATCATCAGCAGCAGCGCAGGAAGCGCgaggaggaagagaggcagcGGCACGCCGATTACCACGCCAGAAAAGAGCGGGAGTCCCGGGGAGGGGACGAGGGGCGACCCCCCAGCCAGGACCCACCCCACGAAAAGAGCCAGAGCAAGCCCAAGCCATGCGGCGCCTCCGGTGGGGCCCACGAAAAGCCGAAGAGACCCAGTTCTTTGCTGGCCAGCAATAACGTGCTGAAGCTCAAGCAGATTATCCCCCTGCAGGGGAAGTTCTTGTCAAGCGCCAGCACCAACGCCAAATCTCCGCAGTCCCCTCCGGGGGTCGACACCAAAATCCCTAGCTTCCTTAGCTTCAAGTTCCTGAAATCCCCCGAGACGAAGAGAGAGGCAGCGCCAGAAAGGGCGCACTCCCCCACTAAGCCCTTCCACCCCGGCAAGCTCTTTAACTTTGGGGGCAGGGCCGAGGGGGGCAATGGGCTGGGGGCTCCCATCTCCACTCAGCCGCGGGGAGCCACGGGGATCCCCCCCTCGGATGCTGCGGTGCCTGGGAAGTCCCAGCTGAACGGGATCTCGGACGATGGGCTCTtcgaagaaggggaggagcagagcagGCCACATAAACAGTAA